The nucleotide sequence GACAGCCCCCTTTTGTCATGCAGCGAAAGGATCGCCAGGAGAACAAGTTAGCCTCTCGACGCGCGGTCCTGGCAGATGCGGCCCGCCTCTTGCAGTAAGCCGAGGTGCGGACGTTACGGGAAGATCAGGCTGACGGCCTTTTATCAACCTGGAACGGCTGACCGTACACTGAGCTGACAACCGGCGTACGACGAGCTGGGGCGGCGGGGAATGGTCCCCGCCGTCTCTATTTTTGCTTCTGTTTCTCCCACGCTGCTCTTTCCCTCCTTCATCCATTCGCCCTTCAGCCCGTCAGATCCTGCAGGTTCATTGGCTCCCGTCTCCGCGGATGCTATGGTGGCAACGGCCCCAACAGCCGAGCAGCAAAAAGCGATTCCACGAAGCGGTTTGAGTGGCAGCCGAGCTCGCGACAACGATTCGCGCCATAGGCCGGATCGGAGCGCAAGAATGCCGGCAGGCGCGCACCGCGCCTGGTAAGGCGCGAGACGATCCTGAGCGGAGTCTTCTGGAGGTGGGTGATGATTGTGGCCGGGATGCACGCTCGAATGTTTGAAGGCGGGGTGGTGCGCGGGTTGGTTCTCCTGGCGGTTCTCGTCGCCGGAATGGGAGCCATCCATCCTGCACCCTCGGCAGCCGCTACCTCCACGAAGCAGGAGGTCTCCTTCCCGGCCGATGATGGCTGGATCATCCATGCCGATGCCTATGGTGCGGGGAGCAAAGGCGTGGTCCTGGTCCACGGCGGCCGCTTCACCAAGGAGAGTTGGGAGAAGCAGGCGCAGGCGCTGGTCAAATCGGGATACCACGTCCTGGCAATCGATATGCGCGGCTTCGGCAGCTCGAAGGAAGGGCCGGCCGCGCTCAATCTCGGCTACGGATCCCCTTTGGACGTTCTTGCAGCGGTCCGCTATCTGCGCGAGACCGGCGCAAAGAGCGTGTCGATCATCGGCGGCAGCATGGGAGCAAACGCCGCCACCGGCGCCTCGATCGAATCGCAGAAGGGAGAGATCGACGCCTTGATCCTGCTGGCGGGAGGCGAAGGCGGTCCCGCCGAGGAGATGAAGGGACGCAAGCTGTTCGTGGTCACGCGCGACGACGCCGGCCCCGCCGGCCCCCGCATTCAAAAGATCCGCGAGCAATTCGCCAAGGCGCCGAAGCCGAAGCAGCTCCTGATCTTGGAGGGCTCCGCTCACGCGCAGTACATCTTCGAGACCGACCAGGGCGACCGGCTCATGAAAGAGATCCTGCGGTTCCTAGCCAACAGGAAGACCTGACGTGCCGCAACCCGATCGACATTTCGTCCCGGCTCCGCCGCCGGCCCCGCTGCCTGGTCGATAAATACACCTCGTCAAGGTGGTACCATTCCGCCCGAAGCGGTGCGGATTCCCTGTTCCAAGGGAA is from Candidatus Polarisedimenticolia bacterium and encodes:
- a CDS encoding alpha/beta fold hydrolase produces the protein MFEGGVVRGLVLLAVLVAGMGAIHPAPSAAATSTKQEVSFPADDGWIIHADAYGAGSKGVVLVHGGRFTKESWEKQAQALVKSGYHVLAIDMRGFGSSKEGPAALNLGYGSPLDVLAAVRYLRETGAKSVSIIGGSMGANAATGASIESQKGEIDALILLAGGEGGPAEEMKGRKLFVVTRDDAGPAGPRIQKIREQFAKAPKPKQLLILEGSAHAQYIFETDQGDRLMKEILRFLANRKT